A single Meles meles chromosome 20, mMelMel3.1 paternal haplotype, whole genome shotgun sequence DNA region contains:
- the LOC123932960 gene encoding olfactory receptor 10H4-like: protein MVSEFILLGFSNFPQHLLPILFLLYLMMYLFTLLGNLIIMATVWNEQSLHTPMYLFLCALSTSEILFTVAVTPRMLVDMLSSHHSISFVACASQMFFSFTFGFTHSFLLMIMGYDRYLAICHPLRYNVLMTTCTCARLVSWTWAGGSVMGMMVTLIVFHLTFCGSNVIHHFGCHVFSLLKLACGKETSSVTLSVILVCVTALMGCLFLIVLSYVFIVAAILRIPSAEGRHKTFSTCVSHLTVVIVHYGFASIIYLKPKGPHSMDSNTLMATTYTVFTPFLSPIIFSLRNKELKNAIKKSFQRKFNPLSS from the coding sequence ATGGTGTCTGAATTCATCCTTCTGGGTTTCTCCAACTTCCCACAGCATCTCCTGCCCATCCTCTTCTTGCTGTACCTGATGATGTACCTGTTCACCCTTCTGGGGAACCTGATCATCATGGCCACTGTCTGGAATGAGCAGAGCCTGCACACACCCATGTACCTCTTCTTATGTGCCCTGTCTACCTCTGAGATTCTGTTCACTGTTGCCGTCACACCTCGCATGCTGGTGGACATGCTCTCCAGCCACCATTCGATCAGCTTTGTGGCCTGTGCCAGTCAGATGTTCTTCTCTTTCACATTCGGCTTCACCCACTCCTTCCTGCTCATGATCATGGGGTATGACCGCTACTTGGCCATCTGCCACCCCCTGCGCTACAATGTGCTCATGACTACCTGCACCTGTGCCCGTCTGGTGTCCTGGACCTgggctggtggctcagtcatgggGATGATGGTGACCCTGATAGTTTTTCATCTCACCTTCTGTGGGTCTAATGTGATTCATCATTTTGGCTGCCACGTGTTTTCCCTCCTAAAGCTGGCCTGTGGGAAGGAGACATCTTCTGTCACCTTGAGTGTGATCCTGGTGTGTGTCACAGCTCTGATGGGATGTTTATTCCTCATCGTTCTCTCCTATGTCTTCATCGTGGCCGCCATATTGAGGATCCCCTCAGCTGAAGGAAGGCACAAGACCTTCTCCACATGTGTGTCCCACCTCACTGTGGTCATTGTGCACTATGGTTTTGCCTCCATTATCTACCTCAAGCCCAAGGGCCCCCATTCTATGGACAGTAACACTCTGATGGCCACCACCTATACAGTCTTCACCCCCTTTCTCAGCCCGATCATTTTCAGCCTCAGGAATAAGGAGCTCAAGAATGCCATAAAGAAAAGCTTCCAGAGAAAATTCAATCCCCTAAGCTCCTGA
- the LOC123932959 gene encoding olfactory receptor 10H4-like has translation MVSEFILLGFSTFPPHLLPAFFLLYLLMHLFTLMGNLIIMATVWNEHSLHTPMYLFLCALSTSEILFTVTLTPRMLVDMLSTRHTIAFVACASQMFFSFTFGFTHSFLLTVMGYDRYVAISHPLWYNVLMSTHTCARLVSWSWAGGSIIGMMVTLIVFRLTFCGSNVIHHFGCHVLSLLKLACGKETSSVTLAVILVCVTALMGCLFLIILSYVFIVTTILRIPSAEGRHKTFSTCVSHLTVVIVHYGFASIIYLKPKGSHSLDSNTLMATTYTVFTPFLSPIIFSLRNKELKNAIKKSFQRKFNPLSS, from the coding sequence ATGGTTTCTGAATTCATCCTCCTAGGCTTCTCCACCTTCCCACCACatctcctgcctgccttcttcctgCTGTACCTGCTGATGCACCTGTTCACCCTGATGGGGAACCTGATCATCATGGCCACTGTCTGGAATGAGCACAGCCTGCACACACCCATGTACCTTTTCTTGTGCGCCTTGTCTACCTCTGAGATTCTGTTCACTGTTACCCTCACCCCTCGCATGCTGGTTGACATGCTCTCAACCCGCCACACCATCGCCTTTGTGGCCTGTGCCAGCCAAATGTTCTTCTCCTTTACATTTGGCTTCACCCACTCCTTCCTGCTCACAGTCATGGGCTATGATCGTTACGTGGCCATCAGTCACCCCCTGTGGTATAACGTGCTCATGAGCACCCACACCTGTGCCCGTCTAGTTTCCTGGAGCTGGGCTGGTGGCTCAATCATAGGGATGATGGTAACCCTGATAGTTTTTCGTCTCACCTTCTGTGGGTCTAATGTGATCCATCATTTTGGCTGCCACGTGCTTTCCCTCCTAAAGTTGGCCTGTGGGAAGGAGACATCTTCTGTCACCTTGGCTGTGATCCTGGTTTGTGTCACAGCTCTGATGGGATGTTTATTCCTCATCATCCTCTCCTATGTCTTCATTGTGACCACCATATTGAGGATCccctcagctgaaggcaggcacaAGACCTTCTCCACATGTGTGTCCCACCTCACTGTGGTCATTGTGCACTACGGTTTTGCCTCCATTATCTACCTCAAGCCCAAAGGCTCCCATTCTTTGGACAGTAACACTCTGATGGCCACCACCTATACAGTCTTCACTCCCTTTCTCAGCCCAATCATTTTCAGCCTCAGGAATAAGGAGCTCAAGAATGCCATAAAGAAAAGCTTCCAGAGAAAATTCAATCCCCTAAGCTCCTGA
- the LOC123932962 gene encoding olfactory receptor 10H3-like translates to MVSEFILVGFSNFPQHLLPIFFLLYLLMYLFTLLGNLLIMATVWSERGLHTPMYLFLCALSTSEILFTVAVTPRMLVDMLSSHRSISFMACASQMFFSFTFGFTHSFLLMIMGYDRYVAICHPLRYNVLMSTRTCAHLVSWTWAGGSVMGMMVTLIVFHLTFCGSNVIHHFVCHVFSLLKLACGNENSSVTLGVILVCVTALMGCLFLIMLSYVFIVAAILRIPSAEGRHKTFSTCVSHLTVVIVHYSFASIIYLKPKGPRSMDSNTLMATTYTVFTPFLSPIIFSLRNKELKNAIRRSFQRKFNPLSS, encoded by the coding sequence ATGGTGTCTGAATTCATCCTCGTGGGCTTCTCCAACTTCCCACAGCATCTCCTACCTATCTTCTTCCTGCTGTACCTGCTGATGTACCTGTTCACGCTGCTGGGGAACCTGCTCATCATGGCCACTGTCTGGAGTGAGCGCGGCTTGCACACACCCATGTACCTCTTCCTGTGTGCTCTGTCGACCTCCGAGATTCTGTTCACTGTTGCCGTCACACCTCGCATGCTGGTTGACATGCTCTCCAGCCACCGTTCCATCAGCTTCATGGCCTGTGCCAGTCAGATGTTCTTCTCTTTCACATTCGGCTTCACTCACTCCTTCCTGCTCATGATCATGGGGTATGACCGCTACGTGGCCATCTGCCACCCCCTGCGCTACAACGTGCTCATGAGTACCCGCACCTGTGCCCATCTGGTGTCCTGGACCTgggctggtggctcagtcatgggGATGATGGTGACCCTGATAGTTTTTCATCTCACCTTCTGTGGGTCTAATGTGATACACCATTTTGTCTGCCACGTGTTTTCTCTCTTGAAGTTGGCCTGTGGGAATGAGAATTCCTCTGTCACCTTGGGTGTGATCCTGGTGTGTGTCACAGCTCTGATGGGATGTTTATTCCTCATCATGCTCTCCTATGTCTTCATTGTGGCTGCCATACTGAGGATCccctcagctgaaggcaggcacaAGACCTTTTCCACATGTGTGTCCCACCTCACTGTGGTCATTGTGCACTACAGTTTTGCGTCCATTATCTACCTCAAGCCCAAGGGCCCCCGTTCTATGGACAGTAACACTCTGATGGCCACCACCTATACAGTCTTCACTCCCTTTCTCAGCCCGATCATTTTCAGCCTCAGGAATAAGGAGCTCAAGAATGCCATAAGGAGAAGTTTTCAGAGAAAATTCAATCCCCTAAGCTCTTGA
- the LOC123932956 gene encoding olfactory receptor 10H4-like: protein MMSEFILVGFSTFPQHLLPAFFLLYLLMYLFTLLGNLIIMATIWNERSLHTPMYLFLCALSISEILFTIVVTPRMLVDMLSSQSSITFVACASQMFFSFTFGFTHSFLLMIMGYDRYVAICHPLRYNVLMSTRTCARLVSWSWAGGSVMGMMVILIVFHLTFCGSNVIHHFFCHALSLLKLACGEETSSVTLGVILVCVTALMGCLFLIILSYVFIVAAILRIPSAEGRHKTFSTCVSHLTVVIVHYGFASMIYLKPKGPHSMDSHTLMATTYIVFTPFISPIIFSLRNKELKNAIKKSFQRKFSPLSS, encoded by the coding sequence ATGATGTCTGAATTCATCCTCGTGGGCTTTTCCACCTTCCCTCAGCatcttctgcctgccttcttctTGCTGTACCTGCTGATGTACCTGTTCACCCTGCTGGGGAACCTGATCATCATGGCCACTATCTGGAATGAGCGCAGCCTGCACACACCCATGTACCTCTTCCTGTGTGCCCTGTCCATCTCTGAGATTCTGTTCACCATTGTGGTTACACCTCGCATGCTGGTTGACATGCTCTCCAGCCAGAGCTCGATCACCTTTGTGGCCTGTGCCAGCCAGATGTTCTTTTCCTTCACATTCGGTTTCACCCACTCCTTCCTGCTCATGATCATGGGGTATGACCGCTACGTGGCCATCTGCCACCCCCTGCGCTACAATGTGCTCATGAGCACCCGCACCTGTGCTCGTCTGGTGTCCTGGTCCTgggctggtggctcagtcatgggGATGATGGTGATCCTGATAGTTTTTCATCTCACCTTCTGCGGGTCTAATGTGATACACCATTTTTTCTGCCATGCGCTTTCCCTCCTAAAGTTAGCCTGTGGGGAGGAGACATCCTCTGTCACTTTGGGTGTGATCCTGGTGTGTGTCACAGCTCTGATGGGATGTTTATTCCTCATCATCCTCTCCTATGTCTTCATCGTGGCCGCCATATTGAGGATCccctcagctgaaggcaggcacaAGACCTTCTCCACATGTGTGTCCCACCTCACTGTGGTCATTGTGCACTACGGTTTTGCATCCATGATCTACCTCAAGCCCAAGGGCCCTCATTCTATGGATAGTCACACTCTGATGGCCACAACCTATATAGTCTTCACTCCCTTTATCAGCCCAATCATATTCAGCCTCAGGAATAAGGAGCTCAAGAATGCCATTAAGAAAAGCTTCCAGAGAAAATTCAGTCCCCTAAGTTCCTGA
- the LOC123932963 gene encoding olfactory receptor 10H4-like: MVSEFILLGFSNFPQHLLPILFLLYLMMYLFTLLGNLIIMATVWNEQSLHTPMYLFLCALSTSEILFTVAATPRMLVDMLSSHHSISFVACASQMFFSFTFGFTHSFLLMIMGYDRYLAICHPLRYNVLMTTCTCARLVSWTWAGGSVMGMMVTLIVFHLTFCGSNVIHHFGCHVFSLLKLACGKETSSVTLSVILVCVTALMGCLFLIVLSYVFIVAAILRIPSAEGRHKTFSTCVSHLTVVIVHYGFASIIYLKPKGSHSLDSNTLMATTYTVFTPFLSPIIFSLRNKELKNAIKKSFQRKFNPLSS; the protein is encoded by the coding sequence ATGGTGTCTGAATTCATCCTTCTGGGTTTCTCCAACTTCCCACAGCATCTCCTGCCCATCCTCTTCTTGCTGTACCTGATGATGTACCTGTTCACCCTTCTGGGGAACCTGATCATCATGGCCACTGTCTGGAATGAGCAGAGCCTGCACACACCCATGTACCTCTTCTTATGTGCCCTGTCTACCTCTGAGATTCTGTTCACTGTTGCTGCCACACCTCGCATGCTGGTGGACATGCTCTCCAGCCACCATTCGATCAGCTTTGTGGCCTGTGCCAGTCAGATGTTCTTCTCTTTCACATTCGGCTTCACCCACTCCTTCCTGCTCATGATCATGGGGTATGACCGCTACTTGGCCATCTGCCACCCCCTGCGCTACAATGTGCTCATGACTACCTGCACCTGTGCCCGTCTGGTGTCCTGGACCTgggctggtggctcagtcatgggGATGATGGTGACCCTGATAGTTTTTCATCTCACCTTCTGTGGGTCTAATGTGATTCATCATTTTGGCTGCCACGTGTTTTCCCTCCTAAAGCTGGCCTGTGGGAAGGAGACATCTTCTGTCACCTTGAGTGTGATCCTGGTGTGTGTCACAGCTCTGATGGGATGTTTATTCCTCATCGTTCTCTCCTATGTCTTCATCGTGGCCGCCATATTGAGGATCccctcagctgaaggcaggcacaAGACCTTCTCCACATGTGTGTCCCACCTCACTGTGGTCATTGTGCACTACGGTTTTGCCTCCATTATCTACCTCAAGCCCAAAGGCTCCCATTCTTTGGACAGTAACACTCTGATGGCCACCACCTATACAGTCTTCACCCCCTTTCTCAGCCCGATCATTTTCAGCCTCAGGAATAAGGAGCTCAAGAATGCCATAAAGAAAAGCTTCCAGAGAAAATTCAATCCCCTAAGCTCTTGA